In Falco cherrug isolate bFalChe1 chromosome 2, bFalChe1.pri, whole genome shotgun sequence, the following are encoded in one genomic region:
- the LOC114016682 gene encoding uncharacterized protein LOC114016682 yields the protein MGASLEASSVEHCSPETVPHSLSRSSSSSLNSPCSFPEPWPAATAEPASMNILGPQYSFKTICMLAGQPGLPTGFNIPLELPEGPKHEEFPTDGRDRAQSPVDVEPPPGSPSAMVTENLAEELIHIVQDALKMTKQCKKFLRMQIAKCRGAACAGALPRVPSPLLTREEEQPQPGLLRPRASRKRGLRVKLPQSDTDTDNAADGNKDKHKETRPGRSSSIDVEPPPGSPSAIVTKNRTKELMCITQDTLKVTEQYERVKLPGADADKDNAAGGDKDKRKETRRGRSCPIDVQPPPGSPSAMVTENHTEEFMCIMQDTLENIEQYERFLQMLTAKWRGATSTKVLGPVSRPAVPIL from the exons ATGGG GGCAAGCCTGGAAGCGTCAAGCGTGGAGCACTGCTCCCCAGAGACCGTGCCGCACTCCCTGTCCCGGAGCAGCTCCTCTTCACTGAActccccctgctccttcccagagCCCTGGCCGGCTGCAACAGCAGAGCCAGCATCGATGAACATCTTGGGACCTCAGTATTCTTTTAAAACCATCTGCATGCTGGCggggcagccagggctcccAACTGGCTTCAACATCCCACTGGAGCTGCCAGAGGGGCCAAAGCACGAGGAGTTCCCCACGGATGGCAGGGACAGGGCGCAGAGCCCCGTCGATGTGGAGccacccccaggcagcccctccGCCATGGTCACAGAGAACCTTGCTGAAGAGCTCATCCATATAGTCCAGGACGCCCTCAAAATGACCAAGCAGTGCAAGAAGTTTCTGCGGATGCAGATAGCCAAGTGTCGAGGGGCGGCCTGTGCTGGGGCCCTCCCCAGGGTTCCTTcccccctgctcaccagggaagaggaacagccccagccagggctgctgagacCCAGAGCGTCGCGCAAGAGGGGCCTTAGAGTGAAGCTGCCGCAGTCGGACACAGATACTGACAATGCTGCAGATGGGAACAAGGACAAACATAAGGAGACACGaccaggcagaagcagctccaTCGATGTGGAGccacccccaggcagcccctcgGCCATAGTCACAAAGAACCGCACTAAGGAGTTAATGTGCATCACGCAGGACACCCTCAAAGTGACCGAGCAGTACGAAAG AGTGAAGCTACCGGGGGCGGATGCAGACAAGGACAATGCTGCAGGTGGGGACAAGGACAAACGTAAGGAGACGCGACGAGGTAGAAGCTGCCCCATCGATGTGCAGCCACCCCCTGGCAGCCCCTCGGCCATGGTCACAGAGAACCACACTGAGGAGTTCATGTGCATCATGCAGGACACCCTCGAAAACATCGAGCAGTACGAAAGGTTTCTGCAGATGCTGACAGCCAAGTGGCGAGGGGCG